One window of Marinobacterium aestuarii genomic DNA carries:
- the lhgO gene encoding L-2-hydroxyglutarate oxidase, translating to MNNNYDFIVIGGGILGMSTAWQLQQAYPGQSVLVLEKELGPAQHQTGHNSGVIHAGVYYKPGSLKARFCREGNIATRAFCDQYGIKYDSCGKLLVATNEAEYRRMQALITRCEENGIEIEVLSETQLKAREPNISGVGAILVPSTGIVSFTEITVQMGKLVEAAGGTVKFATEVTAIDESSDGVEVNTSGGTFRGRYLVACAGLMADRVVRLLGLEPSFKILPFRGEYFLLPPEHNRIVNHLIYPIPDPDLPFLGVHLTRMIDGTVTVGPNAVLAFKREGYRKTDISLRDSLEMLCYSGLRRVLLKNFRASLSEFRNSLFKRGYLKLVQKYCPQLRLEDLTPYPAGIRAQAVTPDGALVDDFLFVNTQRALVVCNAPSPAATSAIPIGAHIVTQLKGLVEA from the coding sequence ATGAACAATAACTATGATTTTATCGTCATCGGCGGCGGCATCCTCGGCATGTCTACCGCATGGCAGCTGCAGCAGGCCTATCCCGGCCAGTCGGTACTGGTACTCGAAAAGGAGCTTGGGCCGGCGCAGCATCAGACCGGGCATAACTCCGGTGTAATTCACGCCGGGGTTTACTACAAGCCTGGCAGCCTCAAGGCGCGCTTCTGTCGCGAGGGCAATATCGCCACCCGTGCCTTCTGTGATCAGTACGGCATCAAGTACGACAGCTGCGGCAAGCTGCTGGTGGCCACCAATGAGGCCGAATACCGCCGCATGCAGGCACTGATTACTCGATGTGAAGAGAACGGTATCGAGATCGAGGTGCTGTCCGAGACGCAGCTCAAAGCGCGCGAGCCCAACATCAGCGGCGTAGGAGCCATCCTTGTGCCCTCAACCGGCATTGTGAGCTTCACGGAGATCACCGTGCAGATGGGCAAACTGGTGGAAGCGGCCGGCGGCACGGTTAAATTTGCCACCGAAGTCACCGCCATTGATGAAAGCAGCGATGGCGTAGAGGTGAATACCAGCGGCGGTACTTTCAGGGGACGCTATCTGGTGGCCTGCGCCGGCCTTATGGCGGATCGCGTGGTGCGGCTGCTGGGGCTTGAACCGAGCTTCAAGATACTGCCGTTTCGCGGCGAGTATTTTTTGCTGCCCCCTGAACATAACCGCATCGTCAATCATCTGATCTACCCGATTCCGGACCCGGACCTGCCGTTTCTGGGGGTGCATCTGACCCGCATGATCGATGGCACTGTGACCGTGGGCCCCAATGCGGTGCTGGCGTTCAAGCGCGAAGGCTATCGCAAGACCGATATCAGCCTTAGGGATAGTCTGGAGATGCTGTGCTATTCGGGCCTGCGCCGGGTGTTGCTGAAAAACTTTCGCGCCAGCCTGTCCGAGTTCAGAAACTCCCTGTTCAAGCGCGGTTATCTGAAACTGGTGCAAAAATACTGCCCACAGCTGCGACTGGAAGATCTGACACCGTACCCCGCCGGCATCCGTGCCCAGGCCGTAACGCCCGATGGCGCTCTGGTGGACGACTTCCTGTTCGTCAACACCCAGCGCGCGCTGGTGGTATGTAACGCGCCGTCGCCGGCAGCCACTTCCGCGATACCCATAGGGGCCCACATCGTCACGCAGCTTAAGGGGCTGGTAGAGGCTTGA
- a CDS encoding nuclear transport factor 2 family protein, translating to MDMNQAREFAEEWVESWNAHDLDKILSHYEGDFEMSSPMIRKHENVHSGKLKGKADMSSYWARALERSPNLHFTLINVLLGANSVTVIYEGVRGLSAEVFHFSESGKVEAAYAHYNL from the coding sequence ATGGATATGAATCAAGCAAGGGAGTTTGCGGAAGAGTGGGTTGAATCATGGAACGCCCATGATTTAGATAAAATTCTTTCCCACTACGAAGGCGACTTTGAAATGTCTTCTCCAATGATCAGAAAGCATGAAAATGTCCATTCTGGGAAATTAAAGGGGAAAGCGGATATGTCATCGTATTGGGCAAGGGCCTTGGAACGAAGTCCAAATCTACACTTCACCCTTATAAACGTTTTACTTGGGGCAAATAGTGTGACCGTTATTTATGAAGGTGTTCGTGGCCTATCAGCTGAGGTATTCCATTTTTCTGAATCTGGTAAGGTTGAAGCAGCATATGCGCACTATAATCTCTAA
- a CDS encoding acyl-CoA dehydrogenase, producing the protein MQQTQGVIGRWRRRYISGPVLRRIKALLPPISDTEREALEAGGLWWDAQLLSGKPDWAQLLASGTPRLSDEEQAFLDGPVTQLCSLIDDWDLTVQQRAVPQPIWDFLRQQRFFGMILPKEFGGLGFSASAHSAVVMRLSSRSIAVAVTVMVPNSLGPGELLLHHGTDAQKDYYLPRLADGREIPCFALTSPEAGSDAASMTDRGIVCYGDYQGEQVLGMRVSWGKRYITLGPVATLMGLAFKLYDPDHLLGDVESIGITVALVPTNTPGINIGERHYPALQAFLNGPNEGEDVFMPMDWVLGGQDCVGQGWKMLMSALAAGRSISLPSLSVGAGKLAARTTGAYARIRYQFGLPVGRFEGVQEALGRMASSLYLIDAARLATTQALDQGKVPAVVSAILKVQATARMREIVNDAMDIHGGKAVCDGPRNYLGNIYRAIPVAITVEGANILTRSLIVFGQGAVRCHPYLLDEMEAAAEPDEAAAVAAFDPLLLRHAAFAAKTLLRSVFHGATFGYLAAAPLDAAELAPHYRRLSRFSAALTWVTEVSLLTLGGDLKRREMLSGRLGDVLGELFLLSCALKRFEDDGRARDDRVLLDACMQRGLVRIEQSLHEVIDNFPSRPISWLLRLSVFPLGRWASGPSDALTSACAERLLTPGPVRDRLTLGVYPGNPGEGVDLVEQAFVQVVATEPLRVRLHRADIESIDAALEQKLLTQEEAEALRSADKAIAEAVAVDRFAEL; encoded by the coding sequence ATGCAGCAGACGCAAGGCGTTATCGGGCGCTGGCGCAGGCGTTATATCAGCGGGCCTGTGCTGCGACGCATCAAGGCGCTATTGCCACCCATTTCGGATACCGAACGCGAGGCACTGGAGGCGGGCGGGCTCTGGTGGGATGCACAGCTGTTGTCCGGCAAGCCCGACTGGGCGCAGTTGCTGGCCTCGGGTACGCCGCGCCTGAGTGACGAAGAGCAGGCCTTTCTGGATGGCCCGGTCACGCAGTTGTGCAGCCTGATCGATGACTGGGATCTTACGGTGCAGCAGCGGGCTGTGCCCCAGCCCATCTGGGACTTTCTGCGTCAGCAGCGTTTTTTCGGTATGATTCTGCCTAAGGAATTCGGTGGCCTGGGCTTTTCGGCCTCCGCCCATTCTGCGGTGGTGATGCGACTCTCGTCCCGCAGCATCGCCGTGGCCGTTACCGTGATGGTGCCCAACTCCCTGGGGCCCGGCGAACTGCTGCTGCACCACGGTACCGATGCACAAAAAGACTATTACCTGCCGCGCCTGGCCGATGGCCGGGAGATTCCCTGTTTTGCCCTTACCAGCCCTGAAGCCGGCTCTGATGCCGCCTCCATGACGGATCGGGGCATTGTCTGTTATGGCGACTACCAGGGCGAGCAGGTGCTGGGCATGCGCGTCAGCTGGGGCAAACGCTATATCACCCTGGGGCCGGTGGCGACCCTGATGGGTCTGGCCTTTAAACTCTATGATCCCGATCACCTGCTGGGGGATGTCGAATCCATTGGCATTACAGTCGCGCTGGTGCCCACCAATACCCCCGGCATCAATATTGGCGAGCGGCATTACCCTGCGCTCCAGGCCTTTCTTAATGGTCCCAACGAAGGCGAGGATGTCTTCATGCCCATGGACTGGGTGCTGGGGGGCCAGGACTGCGTCGGCCAGGGCTGGAAAATGCTGATGAGCGCGCTGGCTGCCGGGCGCAGCATATCGCTGCCATCCTTGAGCGTAGGTGCCGGCAAATTGGCGGCCCGCACCACCGGTGCCTATGCCCGTATTCGCTATCAGTTCGGCCTGCCGGTGGGACGCTTTGAAGGCGTGCAGGAAGCCTTGGGCCGCATGGCCAGCAGCCTGTACCTGATCGATGCGGCGCGCCTGGCCACGACTCAGGCGCTGGATCAGGGCAAGGTGCCAGCGGTGGTGTCCGCCATCCTCAAGGTGCAGGCCACCGCCCGCATGCGCGAGATCGTCAACGATGCCATGGATATTCACGGCGGCAAGGCCGTGTGCGACGGGCCGCGCAATTACCTGGGCAATATTTACCGGGCCATTCCGGTGGCCATTACGGTGGAGGGCGCCAATATTCTGACCCGCAGCCTGATCGTGTTTGGTCAGGGTGCGGTGCGCTGTCACCCCTATCTGCTGGATGAAATGGAGGCTGCGGCTGAGCCTGATGAAGCGGCGGCCGTTGCGGCCTTTGATCCGCTGTTGCTCAGGCACGCCGCTTTTGCCGCCAAGACACTGCTGCGCAGCGTCTTTCATGGCGCAACGTTTGGGTATCTGGCGGCAGCACCGCTGGATGCCGCCGAGCTGGCGCCGCACTACCGCAGGCTCAGTCGTTTTTCCGCAGCCCTCACCTGGGTAACGGAAGTGAGCCTGCTGACGCTGGGGGGCGATCTCAAGCGCCGCGAAATGCTGTCGGGCCGCCTGGGCGATGTACTGGGGGAGCTGTTCCTGCTTAGCTGTGCGCTCAAACGCTTTGAAGACGACGGCCGAGCCCGGGATGACCGCGTACTGCTGGATGCCTGCATGCAGCGTGGCCTGGTGCGCATCGAGCAATCGCTGCATGAGGTGATCGACAATTTTCCCTCCAGGCCAATCTCCTGGCTGCTGCGCCTGAGTGTATTTCCGCTTGGGCGCTGGGCATCAGGCCCATCGGATGCGTTAACCTCGGCCTGCGCCGAGCGTCTGCTGACACCGGGCCCGGTGCGTGACCGCCTTACCCTGGGGGTTTATCCCGGCAATCCGGGGGAGGGGGTGGATCTGGTGGAGCAGGCCTTTGTGCAGGTAGTGGCAACAGAACCCCTGCGGGTGCGGCTGCACCGGGCGGATATTGAGTCTATTGATGCGGCGCTGGAGCAGAAGCTGCTTACGCAGGAAGAGGCCGAGGCATTGCGCAGTGCTGATAAGGCTATTGCGGAGGCGGTGGCGGTGGATAGGTTTGCGGAGTTGTAG
- a CDS encoding TAXI family TRAP transporter solute-binding subunit, whose protein sequence is MSLTKRTLLKGFGMALVASTLGTVATLGQAAENRSYILATASTGGTYYPVGVALATLAKVKLEPSIGMAMSAINSAGSGENIKLMRENEAQFAILQGLYGAWAWEGEGDLKNSGPQKGLRSVTMLWQNVEQFVVKNEFAPKGTIMDLKNMEGNKFSIGPKNSGTEGSGLTIIGNLGLDADKIDMAYMGYGPSADALQNGTVDGMNIPSGVPTSAITRAFAALGSDIRILDFTDEEITKANGRYKLWTRFTIPANTYPGQTQDVQTMAQPNFLAVRDDIPEEDVYQLTKTVYENLAFLNGIHKATKDMALEKAIAGLPVPLHPGAARYYKEVGVEIPEHLIAN, encoded by the coding sequence ATGAGTCTGACAAAACGCACGCTTCTGAAAGGTTTTGGCATGGCGCTGGTTGCCAGCACCCTGGGCACTGTCGCGACCCTGGGTCAGGCGGCCGAGAACCGCTCCTATATCTTGGCAACGGCCTCCACCGGCGGTACTTACTACCCCGTGGGTGTGGCGCTCGCCACCCTGGCCAAGGTCAAGCTTGAGCCGTCCATCGGCATGGCCATGTCGGCGATCAACTCGGCCGGTTCCGGCGAGAACATCAAGCTGATGCGCGAAAATGAAGCTCAGTTTGCCATTCTGCAGGGCCTCTATGGCGCCTGGGCCTGGGAAGGTGAAGGTGATCTGAAGAATTCCGGCCCGCAAAAAGGCCTGCGTTCGGTCACCATGCTGTGGCAGAACGTTGAACAGTTCGTGGTGAAGAACGAATTTGCCCCCAAGGGCACCATCATGGATCTGAAAAACATGGAGGGTAACAAGTTCTCCATCGGGCCCAAGAACTCCGGTACCGAAGGCTCGGGTCTGACCATCATTGGCAACCTGGGGCTGGATGCGGACAAGATCGATATGGCCTACATGGGGTACGGACCTTCGGCGGATGCGCTGCAGAACGGCACCGTGGATGGCATGAACATTCCGTCCGGTGTACCGACCTCGGCCATTACCCGTGCCTTTGCCGCGCTGGGCAGTGATATCCGCATCCTGGATTTCACCGATGAGGAAATCACCAAGGCCAACGGTCGTTACAAGCTGTGGACGCGCTTCACCATTCCTGCCAATACCTATCCTGGCCAGACGCAGGATGTGCAGACCATGGCACAGCCCAACTTCCTGGCGGTGCGCGACGACATTCCCGAAGAAGATGTCTACCAGCTGACTAAAACCGTGTACGAGAACCTGGCGTTCCTGAACGGCATTCACAAGGCGACCAAGGACATGGCACTGGAAAAAGCCATCGCCGGCCTGCCGGTGCCGCTGCACCCCGGTGCTGCTCGCTACTACAAGGAAGTGGGCGTCGAAATCCCTGAGCACCTGATCGCCAACTAA
- a CDS encoding sigma-54-dependent transcriptional regulator yields the protein MLQQGTVLLVDDEIMVRKATEQWLRLSGFEVISCSAAEAALVQLQPGFAGVLVTDVRMPGMDGMALMQEALARVPGMPVVLVTGHGDIDMATQAMREGAYDFIEKPFVPERLVATVQRACDKRRLMLENDRLQHNLASQSGIDARLIGLSPAIARLKQEILLLASIDTNVIIYGETGTGKELVAQCLHEFSNRRSHHFVPVNCGAIPESLIESELFGHEAGAFTGAMKKRIGKFEYADGGTFFFDEIESMPPHLQIKLLRTLQEGVIERLGGNSPIAVNLRVVAASKADLRVEEGFREDLYYRLNVSQLHIPALRDRADDIPLLFEYYVERCAAQHERDPRRITDLERRTLLSYSWPGNVRELKNIALRFALDARVQLAGLLFPAITPMQASRPVNSSSGVQQAGSGANGHLSTQPLGVQVGVFEADVIRQSLQRHGGSIKAVMDELDLPRRTLNQKMTRYGINRSDYVQGGCED from the coding sequence ATGCTTCAGCAGGGTACGGTTTTACTGGTTGATGACGAAATCATGGTGCGTAAAGCCACCGAGCAGTGGCTGCGTCTATCGGGCTTTGAGGTAATAAGCTGCAGCGCTGCAGAGGCTGCGCTGGTACAGCTGCAGCCGGGTTTTGCGGGCGTGCTCGTCACCGATGTGCGCATGCCGGGCATGGATGGCATGGCGCTGATGCAGGAGGCACTGGCGCGGGTGCCGGGTATGCCGGTGGTGCTGGTGACCGGTCATGGCGATATCGATATGGCGACCCAGGCCATGCGCGAGGGGGCCTACGACTTTATCGAAAAGCCCTTTGTTCCCGAACGCCTGGTGGCCACGGTGCAGCGTGCCTGTGACAAGCGTCGGCTGATGCTGGAAAACGACCGCCTGCAGCACAACCTGGCATCCCAGTCGGGTATAGATGCGCGCCTTATCGGCCTGTCGCCGGCCATTGCGCGGCTCAAGCAGGAAATCCTGCTGCTGGCCTCCATCGATACCAACGTCATCATCTACGGTGAAACCGGCACCGGCAAGGAGCTGGTGGCCCAGTGTCTGCATGAGTTCAGCAACAGGCGCAGCCATCATTTTGTACCCGTTAACTGCGGTGCCATTCCGGAATCCCTGATCGAGAGCGAACTCTTCGGCCATGAGGCGGGCGCTTTTACCGGGGCTATGAAAAAGCGCATCGGCAAGTTCGAATATGCCGACGGCGGTACCTTCTTTTTCGATGAAATCGAAAGCATGCCGCCGCATCTGCAAATCAAGCTGCTGCGCACCCTGCAGGAAGGGGTTATCGAGCGCCTGGGGGGGAACAGCCCCATCGCCGTTAACCTGCGCGTGGTTGCGGCCTCCAAGGCGGACCTGCGGGTGGAGGAAGGCTTTCGTGAAGACCTGTATTACCGCCTCAATGTCTCCCAGCTGCATATACCGGCGCTGCGTGATCGCGCGGACGATATACCGCTGCTGTTCGAATACTATGTCGAGCGCTGCGCCGCTCAGCACGAGCGCGACCCGCGCAGGATAACGGATCTGGAGCGTCGTACCCTGCTGAGCTACAGCTGGCCTGGCAATGTGCGTGAGCTGAAAAACATAGCGCTGCGCTTTGCGCTGGATGCGCGGGTGCAGCTGGCAGGCCTGCTGTTCCCGGCCATCACGCCGATGCAGGCGTCGCGGCCGGTGAACTCAAGCTCAGGCGTGCAGCAGGCCGGCAGCGGTGCGAATGGTCACCTGAGTACGCAGCCGCTTGGCGTGCAGGTCGGGGTCTTCGAGGCCGACGTTATCCGCCAGTCGCTGCAGCGCCATGGCGGTTCTATCAAGGCGGTGATGGACGAGCTGGATTTGCCACGGCGGACCCTGAATCAGAAGATGACGCGCTACGGCATCAACCGCAGCGATTATGTGCAGGGGGGCTGCGAAGACTGA
- a CDS encoding VRR-NUC domain-containing protein — protein sequence MKRMSLEKQCEELSLPLEEIQLDYKGKPEPALLKHFENLGYVGSFIEGYTFLTVLKALMLDKLVELNAFHDRNDACTRYLEAQLTIHQDKLSEIINSIRSTSKKKYLSNLRDIFEQSFIKREYPCLSFECCEALFDAIETETFIAVAKKFAEDPYSYRSGWPDLIIVKGREVRFIEVKTTDKFHKSQLLTIPTFKEILPYDFSVCRVRK from the coding sequence ATGAAACGAATGTCTTTAGAGAAACAATGTGAAGAACTCTCCCTTCCGCTAGAAGAGATTCAGTTAGACTACAAAGGAAAGCCTGAGCCTGCTTTACTCAAGCATTTCGAGAACCTAGGTTACGTTGGCTCATTTATTGAGGGTTATACTTTTCTTACGGTTTTAAAAGCATTGATGCTAGATAAACTGGTCGAGCTAAATGCTTTTCATGATAGAAATGATGCTTGTACAAGATATCTTGAAGCTCAGCTTACCATTCATCAGGATAAACTGAGTGAGATTATTAATTCAATTCGCAGTACTTCTAAGAAAAAATACCTGAGTAACCTAAGAGATATATTCGAGCAATCGTTTATAAAAAGGGAATATCCTTGTCTTTCTTTTGAATGCTGCGAAGCTTTATTTGATGCTATCGAAACAGAAACTTTTATAGCAGTAGCAAAGAAATTTGCTGAAGATCCATACTCATATAGAAGTGGTTGGCCTGATTTGATAATCGTAAAAGGCAGAGAAGTTAGATTCATCGAAGTAAAAACGACAGATAAGTTTCACAAAAGCCAACTGCTAACGATTCCCACTTTCAAAGAAATTCTACCATATGATTTTAGCGTCTGCAGGGTGCGTAAATAA
- a CDS encoding DUF2971 domain-containing protein, with translation MKQLFKYMSKPRNFFEEGFIRLSQPSALNDPFEAAFCRKSLDELASHFDDSTSWDPELGELKFSQYVDFRMHHIGVISFTENKENLLMWAHYANEHKGIVAGVAHFPQHGSIFEKLFRADSLINSAWGEEWSQFDGVPKPVSYRKGLRYRNDKFDYDYSNISVEGADRVLYEVFLQKSDEWIYEQEHRVVLRLEQSDRVIIPDLNAISNEHIKNRIEIASYSVVNSENGSCTVNLYEITDDAERTSVAMALAKLSQNPQVIYQMKLSSSAINNCLIGLKSETTKADVQGSHALSTGYLDIWEATKNMDYYSIEFKQI, from the coding sequence TTGAAGCAGCTCTTTAAATACATGAGTAAGCCGCGAAACTTTTTCGAAGAGGGGTTTATTCGTCTTTCACAACCTAGCGCACTAAATGACCCTTTTGAGGCTGCTTTTTGCCGAAAAAGTTTGGATGAATTGGCTAGCCATTTTGATGATTCAACTTCTTGGGATCCAGAATTAGGGGAGTTGAAATTTTCGCAGTACGTCGATTTTAGAATGCACCATATAGGCGTTATAAGCTTTACCGAAAACAAAGAAAACCTTCTTATGTGGGCGCACTACGCAAATGAGCATAAGGGTATTGTCGCAGGTGTTGCACATTTCCCACAACACGGTTCAATTTTTGAAAAGTTATTTAGAGCTGACTCTTTGATAAACTCCGCTTGGGGTGAAGAATGGTCACAGTTTGATGGTGTACCGAAACCTGTTTCTTATAGAAAAGGGTTACGATATCGGAATGATAAATTTGACTATGACTATTCAAATATATCGGTTGAAGGCGCTGACAGGGTTCTTTACGAGGTATTTTTACAAAAGAGTGATGAGTGGATTTATGAACAAGAACATCGCGTTGTTCTTAGGTTAGAACAATCTGATAGGGTAATAATTCCCGATCTTAATGCCATCAGCAATGAACATATCAAGAATAGAATAGAGATTGCGTCATACTCAGTGGTAAATTCTGAGAATGGTTCATGTACTGTAAATCTTTATGAAATTACTGATGATGCCGAGAGAACATCTGTTGCAATGGCGCTGGCTAAGCTTAGCCAAAATCCCCAGGTTATATATCAGATGAAATTATCATCGAGTGCAATAAACAATTGTTTAATCGGCTTAAAATCAGAAACAACTAAAGCTGATGTTCAAGGTAGTCATGCGCTTTCTACTGGATATTTAGATATCTGGGAAGCCACAAAAAATATGGATTATTACAGCATTGAATTCAAACAAATATAA
- a CDS encoding TRAP transporter permease yields the protein MSTAIPDTDQETADKLKSLELAQRPAESSVGRVVYWIGVLFSLTHIYFNTLGTWSELYVSAIHFGGFALICALMVPGFKSQTRAGQRSVLLLDILVGLAAIACALYLIRFEDALYDRGVEFVTLDWVFSLLAIGIALEMARRTTGWFIPSLIVVALTYVFWWGPFIGGMFGFAGLSLETLLYRSYFGSDGMFGSIARISWTFVFMFILFGAFLVRSGAGDFIIELSRCAAGRFVGGPGFVAVLGSGLMGSVSGSSVANTVSTGVITIPLMRRAGFPARFAAGVEAAASTGGQLMPPVMGAGAFIMASYTQIPYVDIVAMAALPALLYFMSVGFYVRVEAMRSHAQSVELDTRPLKEVMKEGWHFLLPLAVLVGLLIYGFTPTYAAGISIISVVVASWLSKNPMGPTAVFDALAQGARNMATTAMLLVAVGLVVNVVAMTGIGNTFSLMISDWAGGSLLITILLVGLASLVLGMGLPVTAAYIVLATLSAPALYNLIAETKLIELMVSGGLPEAARMIFMLVDPEKVALLASPMSEIDAKALLALVPPDFMGQLMTQAVDPVVLSMALLSAHMIIFWLSQDSNVTPPVCLTAFAAAAIAKTPPMATGFTAWKIAKGLYVVPLLFGYTNLIGGSAEEVMRVFVFALFGLYAFVGFMEGHLESKLNLPLRLICGAAGTAMLWPHDMWSVDLAGLAVFIALFMYSRRGIGAVATAR from the coding sequence ATGAGTACAGCAATCCCGGATACCGATCAGGAAACCGCGGACAAACTCAAGAGCCTCGAGCTGGCTCAGCGTCCTGCGGAGTCGTCAGTCGGCCGCGTCGTGTACTGGATCGGCGTACTCTTTTCGCTGACCCACATCTATTTCAATACCCTGGGTACCTGGTCCGAACTCTATGTGTCGGCAATCCATTTCGGCGGTTTTGCGCTGATCTGCGCCCTGATGGTACCTGGGTTTAAAAGTCAGACCCGCGCCGGTCAGCGTAGCGTGCTGCTGCTGGACATTCTGGTGGGGCTGGCGGCGATCGCCTGTGCGCTTTACCTGATCCGCTTTGAAGATGCCCTCTATGATCGCGGCGTTGAGTTTGTCACGCTCGACTGGGTGTTCTCACTGCTGGCGATCGGTATAGCGCTGGAAATGGCGCGTCGCACCACCGGCTGGTTTATTCCCAGCCTGATTGTGGTGGCGCTGACCTATGTATTCTGGTGGGGCCCCTTTATCGGCGGCATGTTTGGTTTTGCCGGTCTGAGTCTTGAAACCCTGCTGTACCGTTCCTATTTCGGTTCCGATGGCATGTTCGGCTCCATTGCCCGCATCTCATGGACCTTTGTCTTCATGTTCATTCTGTTCGGCGCCTTCCTGGTGCGCTCCGGCGCCGGCGATTTCATTATCGAGCTGTCGCGCTGCGCGGCCGGGCGCTTTGTCGGTGGCCCCGGTTTTGTTGCCGTGCTCGGTTCGGGCCTGATGGGCTCGGTATCCGGCTCATCTGTAGCCAATACGGTGTCCACCGGCGTTATCACCATTCCGCTGATGCGCCGTGCAGGTTTCCCTGCACGTTTTGCCGCAGGCGTTGAAGCCGCCGCATCCACCGGCGGGCAGCTGATGCCACCGGTGATGGGGGCGGGTGCCTTTATCATGGCGTCCTACACCCAGATTCCCTATGTCGACATTGTCGCCATGGCGGCTCTGCCGGCGCTGTTGTACTTCATGTCGGTGGGTTTCTATGTGCGCGTGGAAGCCATGCGCAGCCATGCCCAGTCCGTTGAGCTGGATACCCGCCCGCTGAAAGAAGTCATGAAAGAAGGCTGGCATTTCCTGCTGCCACTGGCTGTATTGGTGGGGCTGCTGATCTACGGCTTTACACCCACCTATGCCGCCGGTATCTCAATTATCTCGGTGGTGGTGGCATCCTGGCTGTCGAAGAACCCCATGGGCCCTACAGCGGTGTTTGATGCCCTGGCCCAGGGGGCACGCAACATGGCCACGACGGCCATGCTGCTGGTGGCTGTGGGTCTGGTGGTGAACGTGGTGGCCATGACCGGCATCGGCAATACCTTTTCGCTGATGATTTCCGACTGGGCCGGTGGCAGCCTGCTGATTACCATACTGCTGGTGGGTCTGGCGTCCCTGGTGCTGGGTATGGGCCTGCCGGTGACTGCGGCCTATATAGTGCTCGCGACCCTGTCGGCGCCGGCGCTCTATAACCTGATCGCTGAAACCAAGCTGATCGAGCTGATGGTCAGCGGTGGGCTGCCGGAAGCCGCACGCATGATCTTTATGCTGGTGGATCCGGAGAAGGTGGCGCTGCTGGCATCCCCCATGTCCGAGATCGATGCCAAGGCGCTGCTGGCGCTGGTACCGCCGGACTTTATGGGGCAGCTGATGACCCAGGCGGTGGATCCGGTGGTGCTGTCCATGGCGCTGCTGTCGGCCCACATGATTATCTTCTGGCTGTCGCAGGATTCCAACGTTACGCCGCCGGTGTGCCTTACGGCCTTTGCCGCGGCAGCGATTGCCAAGACGCCTCCCATGGCGACGGGCTTTACCGCCTGGAAGATCGCCAAGGGCCTCTATGTAGTGCCGCTGCTGTTTGGCTATACCAACCTGATTGGCGGCTCGGCGGAAGAAGTGATGCGGGTGTTCGTGTTCGCGCTCTTCGGTCTCTATGCCTTCGTGGGCTTTATGGAAGGGCACCTGGAGAGCAAGCTGAACCTACCCTTGCGGCTGATCTGCGGTGCGGCCGGTACGGCCATGCTCTGGCCCCACGACATGTGGTCGGTGGATCTGGCGGGCCTGGCGGTCTTTATCGCGCTCTTTATGTACAGCCGTCGCGGTATTGGCGCGGTCGCGACCGCTCGTTAA